In Pan paniscus chromosome 1, NHGRI_mPanPan1-v2.0_pri, whole genome shotgun sequence, the DNA window CCTCTATACTATCACCTATACTATCGCTCTACACCATCCCCCCTACACTTTCCTCCCCTACACTATCCCTCTACAGCACCCCCTATACTATAGCCTCGGCAATATCACCCTACGCTATTGCCCTACACTATCTCCCCTACACTATGCCCCTATACTCTCCTGCCTACACTATCCCCCGTACTCTATCCTTCTACACAATCCCCCCTACACCATCCCTCTACACTATCACCCCTGCAATGTCACCCTACACTCTCCCCCTAAACTGTCCCCCAATATTATCCACCTACACTATCCCCCTACACTATCCCCTCAACACCATCCACCTACACTATCCCCCTGCACTATCCCCCCAAACTATCCTCCTACACTATTGCCCTACACTATCCCCCTACACTATTGCCCTACACTGTCCCCTACACTATCACCCCTGCAATATTACCCTACACTCTACCCCATACTATCCCCCCAAAACTATCCCTCCTACACTATCACCCCTACACTATCCCCCCTACATTATTCCCCTACACTACTCCCCTACACTATCCTCCCTACACTATTTCTCTCCACTATCCCCTGCACTATCCCCCTACACTATTCCCTGTACACTATTACCCTACACTATCTCCCCTACAGCATCCCCTACATGATACCCTACACTATCGCCCTGGCAATATCACCCTACACTATTGCCCTACACTATCCCCCTACACTCTTCACCCTACATTATTCCCTTACACTACCCCCTACACTATCCCTCTATACCATCCCCCTACACTATTCCCCCTACACTATCCCTCTACACTATACCCTGCACTATCGCCCCTACACTATCCCTTACACTCTCCCCCTATACCATCCCGCTACACTATCCCCCCTATACTATCCCTTTACACTATACCCTACACTATTGCTTCTGCAATATCACCCTACACTCTCCCCCTGCACTCTACCCTTACACTATCCCCCCTACATTATCCCCCTACACCATCCCTCTACACTATCGCCCTACACTATCCTCCTGCATGCTTCCTGTACACTGTCCCTCTATACTATCACCCTACACTATCCCCCCTACACTATCCTTCCTGCTATATCACCCTACACTGTCACCGTACACTATCCCTCCTACACTATCTCCCTATACTATCCCCCTATGCTATCCCCCTACACTATTCACTGTACGCTATgcccccatgctattctccttACTCTATCCCCCAAACATTATCCCTCTACACTGTCCCCACTATGCTATACCCCTGCACTATACCCCTATGCTATCTCCCTTACGCTATCCCCCATGCTATGTCCCCTACACTATCCCCCTTTGTTGTCCCTCCATGCTACTCCCTACGCTATCCCACTACTCTATCCCCCTGACGCTGTCCCCCTACGCTATCCCGCTACACTGTTCCCCCTACACTATCTCCATACACTGTCCCCCTACACTCTCCCCCTACTCAATTCCCGCTACACTCTCCGCGTACACTATCCCCGCTACACTATCCCCCGACGCTATCCCCCTATACTGTATCCTATATTATCTCCCCTACATTATCCCCCTACCATATCCCCCCTGCACTCTCCCACTACACTATCCCCCTACACTATCCCTCTACAGTATCCCTCTACAGTATCCCCCCTACACTATCCCCCCTACACTATTCCCCTACACTATCCCTCCTACACTCTTCCCCTACACTATCCTCTCTATGCTATCCCCCTACATAATCCCCCTATACTATCCCTGTGCACTTTCCCCTTGCACTATCCCCCTACTTTATCCCCTACACTCTCCTCCCTGCATGCTCCCCTACACTATCCCCCTACACTATCCTTTCTACACTATCCCCCTACACTCTCCCCCACTCTATCCCCCCTACACTATCCCTTTACACTGTCCCCATACACTATTCCCCCATAATATGCCCCTACATTATCCCCCACGATATCCCCCTACACTACCCCCCTACGCTATCCCCCCTACGCTATTGCCCTACTCTATCCCCCTATTCTATCCCCCTACGCTATCCACCTACACTATCCCCCCTACACTATTCCCCCACACTATCCACCTACACTATCCCCCAACGATATCCCCCTACGCTATCCCTCCTATGCTATCCCCCCTACGCTATTCCCCTACTGTATCCCCCTACACTATCCCCCTATTCTATCCCCCTACGCTATCCCCCTACACTATCCACCTACACTATTCCCCCCACACTATCCACCTACACTGTCTCCCAACGATATCCCCCTACGCTATCCCTCCTATGCTATCCCCCTCCACTATTGCCCCTAAACTATCCCCCTACAAAATCTCCCCTCTGCTATCCCCCCTGCAAAGTACCCCCTACACTATCCCCCTACACTGTCTCCATACCCTATTCCCCTACCCTATTTCCCTTCGCTATCCCTCCACGCTATTTCCCCTATGATATCCCCCTACACTACCTCTGTATGCTGTTCCCTTTTACTATCCCACTACGCTATCCTTTACCTTATCCCCCTATGCTATCCCTGCTACGCTATCCTTCTACACTATCCCCTCTTGCTATCTCCCTATGCTATTCCCCCATGCTATCCCCCCACGCTATCCCTGCTATGCTGTCCCCCTATGCCATCCCTCCTATGCTATCCCCCCATGCTATCCCCCCTACGCTATCCATGCTATGCTATCCCCCTATGCTATCCCTCCTACGCTATCCCCCTATGCTATCCCTCCTACGCTATCCCCCTATGCTATCCCTCCTATGCTATCCCCCCATGCTATCCCCCCTACACTATCCCTGCTATGCTATCCCCCTATGCTATCCCTCCTACGCTATCCCCCTATGCTATCCCTCCTATGCTTTCCCTCCTACGCTATCCCCCTATGTTCTCCCCGCTATGCTATCCCTTCTACGCTGTCCCCTGCTACGCTATTCCCCTACGCTGTCCTTCTACCCTATCCCCCCAATCTATCCCCCCCACACTATCCCTCTATACTATACCCCTACACTATTCCCCTACGCTGTCCTTCTACCCTATCCCCTCAATCTATCCCCGCTACACTCCCTCTACACTATACCCCTACACTATCCCCCTACACTATTCCCCTACACTCTCCCCTACTCTCTCCCCCCTACACTATCCCCCATGCTATCCTCGCTACACTATCCTCGTACACTGTCCGC includes these proteins:
- the LOC134729087 gene encoding uncharacterized protein LOC134729087, translated to MPHTIRLHYPPTLSPILSPYSIPPALFPYTIPTTLSLYTITYTIALHHPPYTFLPYTIPLQHPLYYSLGNITLRYCPTLSPLHYAPILSCLHYPPYSILLHNPPYTIPLHYHPCNVTLHSPPKLSPNIIHLHYPPTLSPQHHPPTLSPCTIPPNYPPTLLPYTIPLHYCPTLSPTLSPLQYYPTLYPILSPQNYPSYTITPTLSPLHYSPTLLPYTILPTLFLSTIPCTIPLHYSLYTITLHYLPYSIPYMIPYTIALAISPYTIALHYPPTLFTLHYSLTLPPTLSLYTIPLHYSPYTIPLHYTLHYRPYTIPYTLPLYHPATLSPLYYPFTLYPTLLLLQYHPTLSPCTLPLHYPPYIIPLHHPSTLSPYTILLHASCTLSLYTITLHYPPYTILPAISPYTVTVHYPSYTISLYYPPMLSPYTIHCTLCPHAILLTLSPKHYPSTLSPLCYTPALYPYAISLTLSPMLCPLHYPPLLSLHATPYAIPLLYPPDAVPLRYPATLFPLHYLHTLSPYTLPLLNSRYTLRVHYPRYTIPRRYPPILYPILSPLHYPPTISPLHSPTTLSPYTIPLQYPSTVSPLHYPPYTIPLHYPSYTLPLHYPLYAIPLHNPPILSLCTFPLHYPPTLSPTLSSLHAPLHYPPTLSFLHYPPTLSPTLSPLHYPFTLSPYTIPP